A window of the Tenebrio molitor chromosome 1, icTenMoli1.1, whole genome shotgun sequence genome harbors these coding sequences:
- the LOC138130102 gene encoding lysosomal alpha-mannosidase-like, whose translation MWKMKTIWALILAGIYSNLCAGAPVEAPQCGYQSCQPLKDGFVNVHLVPHTHDDVGWLKTVDQYYYGANNTIQNAGVQYILDSVMDELKKDPNRRFIYVETAFFWKWWIHQQDFVKHQVKAFVNSGQLEFIGGGWTMNDEATTHYHSIVDQMTWGLRKLNDSFGECGRPKIGWQIDPFGHSREMASIFAQLGFDGLLLGRIDYEDKVNKFATKTMEMVWKGSDNIDAEIFTGAMYNTYAPPSGFCFDIMCNDEPLVDDKRSPLYNIDRKIDDFFAHLDNMTKVYTTSNVILTMGEDFHYQDAHTWFKNLDKLIYYANQRQENGSKYNLIYSTPSCYVKAVHDANPNLVSKTDDFFPYSSDGNSFWTGYFTSRPTLKRFERQSNNFLQVCKQLYALDDLGPEDWVDLNALREAMGVMQHHDAITGTEKQHVAEDYARILQGGIDECQFIVNSALSEIITGENNTGDNPTPKLPLNSCWWTNVSSCSFSENQDEFVVTVYNPLSRPVTKYVRLPVLGQAYEVQDPAGTSLVVELIPIPEPVLKIPGRQSEAKVELVFKAADLPPLGFKSYSVKKKSGNEILKEEDVTELKSGGVGVVLDPNTGLLQEVILNGQTVKVAQEFLYYEGFVGDNEEPKNRSSGAYIFRPVPDKDAVVVAEKAQVKIFRGTIVAEAQQIFNEWVSQTIRIYDQENLIEFEWLVGPIPNQDANGKEVITRFTTDFATKSTFYTDSNGREMLKRVRNSRPTWNLTLEEPVAGNYYPITSKLSIVDDSRDLQLSLLTDRAQGGSSLKDGQLEMMIHRNCLHDDAFGVGEALDEIAFDKGLVARGSHFLVVGPHTNKTGEISTTAQERDIAQRKVLDAWVLISPAYNDSSYLSQYSGLPRALPNNVQILTLEPWKGVSFLLRLEHVFEKGEDEVLSQPAVVNLRDLFTPFEITTVQETTLGANQWLEQNNRLQFSTKKNEKRATLVQALDDYQITLNPMQIRTFVIEFKKK comes from the exons ATGTGGAAAATGAAGACGATCTGGGCGTTAATTTTGGCCGGAATTTACAGCAACTTGTGTGCGGGTGCGCCTGTTGAGGCCCCGCAATGCGGCTACCAA TCGTGTCAACCGCTCAAGGACGGTTTCGTCAACGTCCATCTCGTCCCGCACACTCATGACGACGTCGGTTGGTTGAAAACGGTAGACCAGTACTACTACGGTGCCAACAACACCATCCAGAACGCTGGGGTGCAGTACATTCTCGACTCGGTGATGGATGAACTGAAGAAAGACCCCAACAGAAGGTTCATCTACGTGGAAACGGCGTTCTTCTGGAAGTGGTGGATCCACCAGCAGGACTTCGTCAAGCACCAAGTCAAAGCTTTCGTCAACAGCGGCCAACTGGAGTTTATAGGTGGGGGGTGGACCATGAACGACGAAGCCACCACTCACTACCACTCGATAGTCGACCAGATGACGTGGGGCTTGAG GAAACTGAATGACAGTTTTGGCGAGTGCGGCCGCCCCAAAATCGGCTGGCAGATCGACCCGTTCGGGCACAGTCGCGAAATGGCGTCGATCTTCGCCCAGTTGGGCTTCGACGGTCTGCTCTTGGGCCGCATCGACTACGAAGACAAAGTCAACAAGTTTGCGACCAAAACAATGGAGATGGTCTGGAAAGGGAGCGACAACATAGACGCAGAGATCTTCACCGGAGCCATGTACAACACGTACGCGCCACCTAGCGGCTTCTGTTTCGACATCATGTGCAACGACGAGCCTCTGGTGGACGACAAGAGAAGTCCCCTCTACAACATCGACCGAAAA ATCGACGACTTCTTCGCCCATTTGGATAACATGACTAAAGTCTACACCACGTCCAACGTGATCCTCACCATGGGCGAAGACTTCCACTATCAGGACGCCCACACTTGGTTCAAAAATTTGGACAAGCTCATCTA CTACGCCAATCAGAGACAAGAGAACGGTTCCAAATACAATCTTATCTACTCTACTCCATCTTGCTACGTCAAAGCCGTCCACGATGCCAACCCGAACCTTGTTTCAAAGACAGACGACTTCTTCCCGTATTCCTCCGACGGTAACTCCTTCTGGACCGGCTACTTCACCTCCAGACCCACTCTCAAACGTTTCGAGCGTCAAAGCAACAACTTCCTCCAAGTGTGCAAGCAACTGTACGCTTTGGACGATTTGGGACCAGAGGATTGGGTGGATCTGAACGCCTTACGCGAAGCCATGGGTGTGATGCAACACCACGACGCCATCACCGGTACTGAAAAGCAACATGTGGCGGAGGACTACGCCAGAATCCTCCAAGGAGGAATCGACGAGTGTCAGTTCATCGTGAACTCAGCGCTGAGCGAGATAATCACCGGAGAGAACAACACAGGAGACAATCCAACCCCCAAACTTCCTTTGAATTCCTGCTGGTGGACCAACGTCAGTTCTTGCTCGTTCAGCGAGAATCAGGACGAGTTTGTCGTCACAGTTTACAATCCTTTGAGCCGACCTGTCACTAAATATGTACGTCTGCCGGTGTTGGGACAGGCGTACGAGGTACAAGATCCCGCAGGAACGAGTCTTGTGGTGGAGTTGATCCCGATTCCGGAACCGGTGTTGAAGATTCCCGGACGACAAAGTGAAGCTAAAGTAGAGTTGGTTTTCAAAGCCGCGGACCTACCGCCACTAGGGTTCAAGTCTTACTCAGTAAAAAAGAAGAGTGGAAACGAGATACTTAAGGAAGAGGATGTTACTGAATTGAAGTCTGGGGGGGTCGGGGTCGTACTAGACCCCAATACGGGGCTTTTGCAAGAGGTCATCTTGAACGGTCAGACGGTCAAAGTCGCCCAAGAATTTCTCTATTACGAGGGTTTCGTGGGGGATAATGAAGAACCGAAGAATAGGTCTTCTGGGGCGTACATCTTTCGGCCGGTTCCAGACAAGGACGCCGTCGTGGTTGCCGAAAAGGCACAGGTAAAGATATTCAGAGGCACGATAGTGGCAGAAGCGCAACAAATTTTCAACGAGTGGGTCAGTCAAACGATTCGAATCTACGACCAAGAGAATCTGATAGAGTTTGAGTGGCTTGTGGGACCCATCCCCAACCA gGACGCTAACGGCAAAGAAGTGATCACTCGATTTACCACAGACTTCGCAACCAAATCCACGTTTTACACAGACTCCAACGGCCGAGAAATGCTGAAACGTGTGAGAAACTCCCGCCCCACGTGGAATCTGACCCTCGAAGAACCAGTCGCGGGCAATTACTACCCCATCACGTCAAAACTGTCAATCGTGGATGACAGCCGTGACCTTcaactgtcacttttgacagaccGGGCGCAAGGTGGCAGCAGTCTCAAAGACGGCCAGCTCGAAATGATGATCCACAGAAACTGCCTCCACGACGACGCTTTCGGAGTCGGCGAAGCACTCGACGAGATTGCTTTCGACAAGGGTTTAGTCGCCAGAGGGTCGCACTTCTTGGTTGTAGGTCCGCACACGAACAAGACTGGAGAGATCAGTACCACCGCCCAGGAAAGGGACATCGCCCAAAGAAAAGTTCTCGACGCTTGGGTCCTCATCTCGCCTGCTTATAACGACAGCAGTTACCTTTCGCAG TACTCCGGATTGCCGCGCGCCCTACCCAACAACGTCCAAATCTTGACCTTGGAGCCTTGGAAGGGTGTCAGTTTCCTGCTGAGACTGGAACACGTGTTCGAAAAGGGCGAGGACGAGGTTCTGTCGCAGCCTGCGGTGGTGAACTTGCGCGATCTGTTCACTCCCTTCGAGATTACCACGGTGCAAGAGACCACTTTGGGGGCGAACCAGTGGTTGGAACAGAACAACAGGTTGCAGTTCTCAACGAAGAAGAACGAGAAGAGGGCGACACTAGTCCAGGCGCTTGACGACTATCAGATAACTTTGAACCCGATGCAGATCAGAACTTTTGTAATCGagtttaagaaaaaataa